A single Dunckerocampus dactyliophorus isolate RoL2022-P2 chromosome 2, RoL_Ddac_1.1, whole genome shotgun sequence DNA region contains:
- the LOC129177713 gene encoding spindlin-1-like has protein sequence MSKKRGRKRSSEELSESSASTLCPDPDNLLGRRIQHNWREKGNVTKWKGTVLERLTVNSSLYMVKYDGFDCVYGIELFKDGRVSNLQLLAEKVVNNKIKVPPGAEELVGRAVEHLFEKEDGEKNEWRGMVLSRAPIMTHWYYITYEKDPVLYMYQLWDDYKDGDLRVLPESENKHLLPADRKPGEEPESLVGKQVEYVTDNGLKRTGLVIYQVPAKPTVYYIKYDDDVHIHVYDLVKTT, from the exons ATGTCAAAGAAACGGGGAAG GAAGCGTAGCAGCGAAGAGTTGAGTGAGAGCTCGGCATCCACCCTGTGTCCCGACCCGGACAACCTGCTGGGCCGGAGAATTCAGCACAACTGGAGGGAGAAGGGGAACGTGACCAAGTGGAAAGGCACGGTCCTGGAGCGGCTGACTGTCAACAGCTCCCTTTACATGGTAAAATACGACGGCTTTGATTGTGTCTACGGCATCGAGCTGTTCAAGGATGGCCGAGTGTCCAACCTGCAGCTATTGGCCGAGAAAGTCG TGAATAATAAGATCAAGGTGCCTCCTGGGGCGGAAGAGCTGGTTGGCCGGGCGGTGGAACATCTGTTTGAAAAGGAGGACGGCGAGAAAAATGAATGGCGAGGCATGGTGCTATCCCGAGCCCCCATCATGACTCACTGGTATTACATTACCTACGAGAAGGACCCCGTGCTCTACATGTACCAGCTGTGGGACGATTACAAGGACGGCGATCTGCGTGTTCTTCCCGAGTCAG AGAACAAACACCTGCTCCCAGCAGACAGGAAGCCAGGGGAGGAGCCGGAGAGCCTTGTGGGTAAACAGGTGGAGTATGTCACAGATAACGGCCTAAAAAGGACGGGCCTGGTCATCTACCAAGTCCCGGCCAAACCCACGGTGTACTACATCAAATACGACGACGACGTCCACATTCACGTGTATGACCTGGTTAAAACCACCTAG